The following proteins are co-located in the Microbacterium sp. SORGH_AS_0888 genome:
- a CDS encoding sodium:proton exchanger, with protein sequence MPAALVRRVLICLAVAAPALVVRLSGTHLWPVAEMLLYGAAVVAAAFLLAWAAEAAQKDISGALAIALLALIAVLPEYAVDLYYAFRSGSDPEYLHYAAANMTGSNRLLLGFGWPLVVIVGLVVARRAARARGARAPRFLALPEKSRLDIGFLAIFGIVAFAIPAMGAIPVWFGVALVIGFGLYLWRAGRVDDGGDEEFVGAAALIAGMPTVARRVTVGALFVGSAAIILLSAEPFADALVASGSSLGIDSYFLVQWLAPLASEAPEFIIAVMFALRGMGAAAIGTLIASKVNQWSLLVGSLPLAHLAGGGTAALPLDARQIEEFVLTATQTLLGVALLLALRFHGWAAIALAALFAVQFFVTDTTGRYVLSAIQAVLAVTLLVVNRHAILPTLAAPFRRARPAPLAPAEPVAGMRS encoded by the coding sequence ATGCCCGCCGCCCTCGTTCGCCGCGTCCTGATCTGTCTCGCCGTCGCCGCGCCGGCCCTCGTCGTCCGCCTCTCCGGCACCCACCTCTGGCCGGTGGCCGAGATGCTCCTGTACGGCGCCGCCGTCGTCGCGGCGGCCTTCCTGCTGGCGTGGGCCGCCGAGGCGGCTCAGAAGGACATCTCCGGCGCGCTCGCGATCGCCCTCCTCGCGCTGATCGCGGTCCTGCCGGAGTACGCGGTGGACCTCTACTACGCCTTCCGGTCGGGCTCCGACCCGGAGTACCTCCACTACGCCGCGGCGAACATGACCGGCTCCAACCGGCTGTTGCTCGGCTTCGGCTGGCCGCTCGTCGTGATCGTCGGCCTGGTGGTCGCGCGCCGGGCCGCGCGGGCTCGCGGGGCGCGCGCTCCGCGCTTCCTCGCGCTGCCGGAGAAGAGTCGCCTCGACATCGGGTTCCTCGCGATCTTCGGGATCGTCGCCTTCGCGATCCCCGCCATGGGTGCCATCCCGGTGTGGTTCGGTGTCGCGCTCGTGATCGGGTTCGGGCTCTACCTCTGGCGGGCCGGCCGGGTCGACGACGGCGGCGACGAGGAGTTCGTCGGCGCCGCAGCGCTGATCGCGGGGATGCCGACGGTCGCGCGCCGGGTGACCGTCGGCGCTCTGTTCGTCGGCTCCGCGGCGATCATCCTGCTCTCGGCCGAGCCGTTCGCCGATGCGCTCGTGGCCTCCGGCTCGTCCCTCGGCATCGACAGCTACTTCCTCGTGCAGTGGCTCGCCCCGCTCGCCTCGGAGGCGCCCGAGTTCATCATCGCCGTCATGTTCGCCCTCCGGGGGATGGGCGCGGCCGCCATCGGGACGTTGATCGCCTCGAAGGTGAACCAGTGGAGCCTGCTCGTCGGATCGTTGCCGCTGGCCCACCTCGCCGGCGGCGGCACCGCCGCGCTACCGCTCGACGCGCGGCAGATCGAGGAGTTCGTCCTCACGGCCACGCAGACGCTGCTGGGCGTCGCCCTCCTCCTCGCCCTGCGGTTCCACGGATGGGCCGCCATCGCCCTCGCGGCGCTCTTCGCCGTCCAGTTCTTCGTCACCGACACGACGGGTCGCTACGTCCTCAGCGCGATCCAGGCCGTGCTCGCGGTGACCCTCCTCGTCGTGAACCGCCACGCGATCCTCCCGACCCTCGCCGCGCCGTTCCGTCGAGCCCGGCCGGCCCCGCTCGCGCCCGCAGAGCCCGTCGCCGGGATGCGCTCGTAG
- a CDS encoding metal-dependent transcriptional regulator: MSRASVTRMVEDYVTLIWKAYEWPGGEPSTTDLAAQLGVTASTVSANLKKLARDGFLHYEPYGRIELTGEGRQVAVAVVRRHRILETYLVRRLGLTWDQVHEEADRLEHAVSDLVLDRMDAALGHPARDPHGDPIPAADGSVPADDSYPLSEASQGQVVDVVRVSDRSADVLRYLQEREITPGARLRIAEVHTAAGTIRVDTAASSVELSTVAASALRVAAPSGR; this comes from the coding sequence ATGTCCCGTGCGTCCGTCACCCGCATGGTCGAGGACTACGTCACGCTCATCTGGAAGGCGTACGAGTGGCCCGGCGGGGAGCCGTCCACCACGGACCTCGCCGCCCAGCTCGGCGTGACGGCCTCGACCGTCTCCGCCAACCTCAAGAAGCTCGCCCGCGACGGCTTCCTCCATTACGAGCCCTACGGGCGCATCGAGCTGACGGGCGAGGGGCGGCAGGTCGCCGTCGCCGTGGTCCGACGCCACCGCATCCTCGAGACGTACCTCGTGCGGCGCCTCGGCCTCACCTGGGATCAGGTGCACGAGGAGGCGGACCGGCTCGAGCATGCGGTCTCGGACCTCGTGCTCGACCGCATGGATGCCGCGCTCGGCCATCCGGCGCGCGACCCGCACGGCGACCCCATCCCGGCGGCGGACGGGAGCGTTCCCGCCGACGACAGCTACCCGTTGAGCGAGGCGTCCCAGGGCCAGGTCGTGGATGTCGTGCGGGTCTCCGACCGCTCCGCCGACGTGCTGCGCTATCTGCAGGAGCGCGAGATCACGCCGGGCGCACGGCTGCGGATCGCAGAGGTCCACACCGCGGCCGGGACCATCCGCGTCGACACCGCGGCGTCGAGCGTCGAGCTCAGCACGGTCGCCGCGAGCGCGCTGCGGGTCGCTGCCCCGTCGGGGCGGTGA